The genomic window CGCCAACCCGGCGGGCCAGGAACTGCGGTTGCGGCAGGAATATTTCTTCTCCTCCGCCTCGCTGCAGGACATTCTGCGCCGGCACATGCAGCAGTTCGGCGACATCTCCAGCCTGCCCGACAAGGTCGCGATCCACCTCAACGATACCCATCCGTCGATCGCCGTGATCGAGATGATGCGGCTTCTGATCGATATCCACAACGTCGCGTTCGACGAGGCCTGGGACATCACTGTCAAAACCTTTGCCTATACCAACCACACGCTGCTGCCCGAGGCGCTGGAAAGCTGGCCGGTTCCGCTGTTCGAGCGGCTGTTCCCCCGCCATATGCAGCTGATCTACCAGATCAACGCCAAGGTCCTGATCGATGCCCGCAAGCAGAGGGGCGCCAGCGACGATGCGATCCGCCAGATCTCGCTGATCGACGAGGGCGGCGAGCGCCGGGTTCGCATGGGCAATATCGCCTTCCTCGGCTCGCACTCGATCAATGGCGTTTCGGCGCTTCATACCCAGTTGATGAAGGAAACGGTGTTCTACAACCTGCACCGGCTCTATCCCGACCGGATCAACAACAAGACCAACGGCATTACGCCCAGGCGCTGGCTGAAGGAATGCAACCCGGCCCTGACCCGCCTGATCCGCGATGTCATCGGCGACGAATTCCTCGACGACACCGAAAAGCTGAAGGCGCTCGATGCGTTCGCCGAGGATTCAAGCTTCCAGGAGCGCTTCGACGCGGTCAAGCGCGAGAACAAGGCGCGGCTCTCGAACCTGATCGGCGAACGGCTCGGCACCCGCATCGACCCGTCGGCGATCTTCGATATCCAGATCAAGCGCATCCATGAATACAAGCGCCAACTGCTCAACATCATCGAGGCGGTGGCGCTTTATGACCAGATCCGCTCGCATCCGGAAATGGACTGGGTGCCGCGGGTGAAACTGTTCGCCGGCAAGGCGGCGCCGAGCTATCACAACGCCAAGCTGATCATCAAGCTCGCCAATGATGTCGCCCGCGTCATCAACAACGACCCGGCGGTGCGCGGTCTGCTGAAGATCGTGTTCATCCCGAACTACAACGTCTCGACCGCCGAGGTGATGATCCCGGCCGCCGACCTTTCCGAGCAGATCTCGACGGCCGGAATGGAGGCGTCGGGCACCGGCAACATGAAGTTCGCGATCAACGGCGCGCTGACGATCGGCACGCTCGACGGCGCCAATGTCGAAATGCGCGACTGGATCGGCGCGGAAAACATGGTGATCTTCGGCATGACCGCCGAAGAGGTCGAGACGAGACGCGCCGACGGCTACAATCCGCGCGAGCTGATCGAAGGTTCCAAGGAGCTGTCGCAGGCCCTGTCGGCGATCTCGTCGGGCGTGTTCTCCCACGATGATCCCGGCCGCTACGCCGATCTCATCGGCGGCATCTACGATCACGACTGGTTCATGGTGGCCGCCGATTTCGACGCCTATGCCGCCGCCCAGCGCGAAGTTGACGCAATCTGGAACGATCGCGCATCGTGGAACGTTAAGGCCATAAGGAACACTGCACGTATGGGGTGGTTCTCTTCCGACAGAGCCATCAGGGAGTATGCTCGTGATATTTGGAGTGCTTTATGAAACAGCCGGAGCGAAACGATCCGGATAGAGGCGGGGGCGATGTTCCGTCGAGGGGAGATGTCGAAGCCATTTTGAATGCCACGCACGGAGACGCGTTTTCCGTGCTGGGCACTCATGAGATCAACGGCAATCTCGTTGCCCGGTGTTTCTTGCCGGGCGCAGAGAGCGTCGAGGTATTTGATCTCGACGGGGAGCCCCTCGGAAAGCTGGAGCGCATTGACGATTCCGGCTTCTTCTGCGGTCGGATTTCCCTCACCACCTTCGTTCCGATCCGCTATCGCGCCCGGCGCGGCGGCGCTGTCTGGACGGTAACCGACCCCTATAGTTTCTGGCCGGTTCTCGGACCCATGGACGATTATTTCGTCCGCGAGGGATCGCATCTCAGGCTGTTCGACAAGCTTGGCGCCCATCCGATGAGCCATCAGGGCGTGAAGGGCTTCCATTTCGCCGTCTGGGCGCCCAATGCGCGCCGCGTCTCGGTGGTCGGCGGCTTCAATAACTGGGACGGCCGGCGTCACATGATGCGGTTCAGGGCCGATTCCGGCGTGTGGGAAATCTTCGCCCCCGACGTCGAGCCCGGTACGCCTTACAAATACGAGATCATCGGCTCCGACGGCAATCTCCAGCCGCTGAAAGCCGACCCTTTTGCCCGTCGCAGCGAGTTGCGCCCCCAGACCGCGTCAGTGACGGCGGCCGAGATGGAGCAGGTATGGGACGACGAGGACCATCGCGCCCATTGGGCCGGCCGCGACAAGCGCCGCGAGCCGATCTCGATCTACGAAGTCCATGCCGGTTCATGGCAGCGCCATGATGACGGCACATTCCTGTCCTGGGACGAACTCGCCGACCGGCTGATCCCCTATTGCGCCGACATGGGTTTCACCCATATCGAATTCCTGCCGATCTCCGAATATCCCTACGACCCCTCCTGGGGCTATCAGACCACCGGGCTTTACGCGCCGACCGCCCGCTTCGGCGAGCCGGAGGGCTTTGCCCGCTTCGTCAATGGCTGCCACAAGGTCGGCATCGGGGTGCTGCTCGATTGGGTCCCAGCGCATTTTCCGACCGACGAGCACGGGCTTCGCAATTTCGATGGCACCGCGCTTTATGAACATGCCGATCCGCGCAAGGGCTTTCATCCGGACTGGAACACGGCGATCTACAATTTCGATCGCACCGAGGTGGCGTCGTTCCTGCTCAACAATGCGCTCTACTGGGGCGAGAAATTCCATATTGACGGCCTGCGCGTCGATGCGGTCGCCTCGATGCTCTATCTCGACTATTCCCGCAATTACGGCGAATGGATTCCGAACGAATATGGCGGCAACGCCAATCTGGGCGCGGTGCGCTTCATCCAGGAAACCAACAAGGCGGTCTACGGCCAGCATCCCGAGATGATGACCATCGCCGAGGAATCCACCACCTGGCCGAAAGTGTCGCAGCCGGTGCATGAGGGTGGCCTCGGCTTCGGTTTCAAGTGGAACATGGGCTTCATGCACGACACGCTGAGCTATTTCGCCCGCGAGCCGGTATACCGCAAGCATCACCACCAGGAAATCAGCTTCGGCCTGCTCTATGCCTTCACGGAGAATTACGTTCTGCCGCTCTCCCACGACGAAGTGGTGCACGGCAAGGGCTCGCTGATTGCCAAAATGTCCGGCGACGACTGGCAGAAATTCGCCAATCTCAGGGCCTATTACGCCTTCATGTGGGCCTATCCCGGCAAGAAGCTGCTGTTCATGGGCCAGGAATTCGCCCAGTGGAGCGAGTGGAGCGAGGCGCGCGCGCTCGACTGGAACCTGCTCGACTACCACACCCATGAGGGCGTGCGCCGGCTGGTGCGCGATCTGAACTTCACCTACCGCGCCAAACCCGCGCTCCATGCCCGCGACTGCGAGCCGGAGGGGTTTGAGTGGACGATCGTCGACGATCACGACAACTCCGTCTTCGCCTGGCAGCGCAAGGCGCCGGGGGAAAAGCCGATCGTGGTTGTCTGCAATCTCACGCCGGTGCCGCGCGACGGCTATCACGTGCCGCTGCCGAAGGCCGGCATCTGGCGGGAAATCCTGAATACCGACGCCGAAATTTACGGCGGCAGCGGCAAGGGCAATGGCGGGCGGGTGCGCGCCGAAACCCATGGCCATGGCGGCATTTCCGCGGGCCTGATGTTGCCGCCGCTCGCAACCATCATGTTGGAACCGGAAGAGTGAGTTGGGGAGGGAAGGATGAACAATCGCATGGGACAGCCGCTTGCGCGTGATGCCATGGCCTATGTTCTGGCCGGCGGACGCGGGAGCCGTCTGAAGGAGCTGACGGATACCCGCGCCAAGCCTGCCGTCTATTTCGGCGGAAAGACCCGCATTATCGATTTCGCGCTGTCGAACGCGCTCAATTCCGGCATTCGCCGTATCGGGGTCGCGACCCAGTACAAGGCGCATTCGCTGATCCGCCACCTTCATCAGGGCTGGAACTTCTTCCGGCCGGAGCGGAATGAAAGCTTCGACGTTCTCCCCGCCTCCCAGCGTGTTTCCGAGACACAGTGGTATGAAGGCACCGCCGACGCGGTCTACCAGAATATCGACATCATCGATTCCTACAATCCGGAATACATGATCATTCTGGCAGGCGACCATATTTACAAAATGGACTACGAGATGATGCTGCGCCAGCACGTCAACGAGGGCGCCGACATCACGATCGGCTGCCTCGAAGTGCCGGTGGAGGAGGCCAAGGGCTTCGGCGTGATGCATGTCGACGAGAACGACCGGATCGTCGATTTCGTCGAAAAGCCCGCCAACCCGCCCGGTATTCCCGGCAATGAAACGATGGCGCTCGCCTCGATGGGCATCTACGTCTTCAAGACCAGGTTTCTGTTCGACTGCCTTTACCGCGATGCCGCCGACCCGACCTCCAGCCGCGATTTCGGCAAGGATATCGTTCCCTACATCGTCAAGAACGGCAAGGCGCTGGCCCACCGCTTTTCCAAGAGCTGCGTGCGCT from Martelella sp. NC20 includes these protein-coding regions:
- a CDS encoding glycogen/starch/alpha-glucan phosphorylase, with the protein product MNKVTNPDLPLPTPRSHDADELAASILEKLIYQVGKDTIVAKPHDWLRAVILAIRDRVTDKWMESTRKTYEAGSKRVYYLSLEFLIGRLLRDAISNLEMIDAINQALAKLDVDLVEIAGLEPDAALGNGGLGRLAACFMESMATVDVPAYGYGIRYVNGLFRQEIADGWQVELPENWLAHGNPWEFHRRESTYEINFGGKVDIIEEGGAEPRYVWKPAERMMAEAYDTPVVGWRAKRVNTLRLWSADAIDPILLDKFNAGDHIGALQESTKAETLTRVLYPADANPAGQELRLRQEYFFSSASLQDILRRHMQQFGDISSLPDKVAIHLNDTHPSIAVIEMMRLLIDIHNVAFDEAWDITVKTFAYTNHTLLPEALESWPVPLFERLFPRHMQLIYQINAKVLIDARKQRGASDDAIRQISLIDEGGERRVRMGNIAFLGSHSINGVSALHTQLMKETVFYNLHRLYPDRINNKTNGITPRRWLKECNPALTRLIRDVIGDEFLDDTEKLKALDAFAEDSSFQERFDAVKRENKARLSNLIGERLGTRIDPSAIFDIQIKRIHEYKRQLLNIIEAVALYDQIRSHPEMDWVPRVKLFAGKAAPSYHNAKLIIKLANDVARVINNDPAVRGLLKIVFIPNYNVSTAEVMIPAADLSEQISTAGMEASGTGNMKFAINGALTIGTLDGANVEMRDWIGAENMVIFGMTAEEVETRRADGYNPRELIEGSKELSQALSAISSGVFSHDDPGRYADLIGGIYDHDWFMVAADFDAYAAAQREVDAIWNDRASWNVKAIRNTARMGWFSSDRAIREYARDIWSAL
- the glgC gene encoding glucose-1-phosphate adenylyltransferase: MNNRMGQPLARDAMAYVLAGGRGSRLKELTDTRAKPAVYFGGKTRIIDFALSNALNSGIRRIGVATQYKAHSLIRHLHQGWNFFRPERNESFDVLPASQRVSETQWYEGTADAVYQNIDIIDSYNPEYMIILAGDHIYKMDYEMMLRQHVNEGADITIGCLEVPVEEAKGFGVMHVDENDRIVDFVEKPANPPGIPGNETMALASMGIYVFKTRFLFDCLYRDAADPTSSRDFGKDIVPYIVKNGKALAHRFSKSCVRSSFEEQAYWRDVGTLDAYWQANIDLTGVVPELDIYDKSWPIWSYSEVTPPAKFVHDDENRRGSAVSSVVSGDCIISGSQLYKSLLFTGVRANSYSRLEGAVVLPHVHVGRHAQLRNVIIDHGVHIPEGLVVGEDPEIDARRFRRSESGICLITQSMIDKLDT
- the glgB gene encoding 1,4-alpha-glucan branching protein GlgB, with the translated sequence MKQPERNDPDRGGGDVPSRGDVEAILNATHGDAFSVLGTHEINGNLVARCFLPGAESVEVFDLDGEPLGKLERIDDSGFFCGRISLTTFVPIRYRARRGGAVWTVTDPYSFWPVLGPMDDYFVREGSHLRLFDKLGAHPMSHQGVKGFHFAVWAPNARRVSVVGGFNNWDGRRHMMRFRADSGVWEIFAPDVEPGTPYKYEIIGSDGNLQPLKADPFARRSELRPQTASVTAAEMEQVWDDEDHRAHWAGRDKRREPISIYEVHAGSWQRHDDGTFLSWDELADRLIPYCADMGFTHIEFLPISEYPYDPSWGYQTTGLYAPTARFGEPEGFARFVNGCHKVGIGVLLDWVPAHFPTDEHGLRNFDGTALYEHADPRKGFHPDWNTAIYNFDRTEVASFLLNNALYWGEKFHIDGLRVDAVASMLYLDYSRNYGEWIPNEYGGNANLGAVRFIQETNKAVYGQHPEMMTIAEESTTWPKVSQPVHEGGLGFGFKWNMGFMHDTLSYFAREPVYRKHHHQEISFGLLYAFTENYVLPLSHDEVVHGKGSLIAKMSGDDWQKFANLRAYYAFMWAYPGKKLLFMGQEFAQWSEWSEARALDWNLLDYHTHEGVRRLVRDLNFTYRAKPALHARDCEPEGFEWTIVDDHDNSVFAWQRKAPGEKPIVVVCNLTPVPRDGYHVPLPKAGIWREILNTDAEIYGGSGKGNGGRVRAETHGHGGISAGLMLPPLATIMLEPEE